The following coding sequences lie in one Mus musculus strain C57BL/6J chromosome 11, GRCm38.p6 C57BL/6J genomic window:
- the Exoc7 gene encoding exocyst complex component 7 isoform 5 (isoform 5 is encoded by transcript variant 5), producing MIPPQEASARRREIEDKLKQEEETLSFIRDSLEKSDQLTRNMVSILSSFESRLMKLENSIIPVHKQTENLQRLQENVEKTLSCLDHVISYYHVASDTEKIIREGPTGRLEEYLGSMAKIQKAVEYFQDNSPDSPELNKVKLLFERGKESLESEFRSLMTRHSKVVSPVLLLDLISADDELEVQEDVVLEHLPESVLRDVVRISRWLVEYGRNQDFMNVYYQIRSSQLDRSIKGLKEHFRKSSSSSGVPYSPAIPNKRKDTPTKKPIKRPGRDDMLDVETDAYIHCVSAFVKLAQSEYRLLMEIIPEHHQKKTFDSLIQDALDGLMLEGENIVSAARKAIIRHDFSTVLTVFPILRHLKQTKPEFDQVLQGTAASTKNKLPGLITSMETIGAKALEDFADNIKNDPDKEYNMPKDGTVHELTSNAILFLQQLLDFQETAGAMLASQVLGDTYNIPLDPRETSSSATSYSSEFSKRLLSTYICKVLGNLQLNLLSKSKVYEDPALSAIFLHNNYNYILKSLEKSELIQLVAVTQKTAERSYREHIEQQIQTYQRSWLKVTDYIAEKNLPVFQPGVKLRDKERQMIKERFKGFNDGLEELCKIQKVWAIPDTEQRDKIRQAQKDIVKETYGAFLHRYGSVPFTKNPEKYIKYRVEQVGDMIDRLFDTSA from the exons ATGATTCCCCCGCAGGAGGCTTCCGCCCGGCGGCGGGAGATCGAGGACAAACTGAAGCAG GAGGAGGAGACGCTGTCGTTTATCCGAGACAGCCTGGAGAAGAGCGACCAGCTCACTAGGAACATG GTGTCCATCCTGTCGTCCTTTGAGAGCCGACTCATGAAGCTGGAGAACTCTATCATCCCTGTGCACAAGCAGACAGAGAACCTACAGAGGCTGCAGGAGAACGTGGAGAAGACGTTATCCTGCCTGGACCACGTTATCAGCTACTACCACGTAGCCAGCGACACGGAGAAGATCATCCGAGAGGG CCCCACAGGTAGGCTGGAAGAGTACCTGGGAAGTATGGCCAAAATCCAGAAGGCTGTGGAGTATTTTCAGGACAATAGCCCAGACAGCCCAGAACTCAACAAAGTG AAGCTGCTGTTTGAGCGAGGGAAGGAGTCCCTGGAGTCGGAGTTCCGCAGTCTGATGACCCGGCACAGCAAGGTGGTCTCCCCCGTGCTCCTCCTGGACCTCATCAGTGCTGACGACGAGCTGGAGGTGCAGGAGGACGTGGTCCTGGAGCACCTGCCCGAGAGCGTGCTCAGAGACGTGGTCCGCATCTCCCGCTGGCTGGTGGAATATGGTCGGAACCAAG ACTTCATGAATGTCTACTACCAGATCCGCTCCAGCCAGCTGGACCGCTCCATCAAGGGTCTGAAGGAGCATTTTCGCAAAAGCAGTTCCTCTTCTGGGGTTCCCTACTCCCCCGCCATCCCCAATAAGAGGAAAGACACGCCCACCAAGAAGCCCATCAAGCGGCCAG GGAGAGACGACATGCTGGACGTGGAGACGGACGCCTACATTCACTGCGTCAGTGCCTTCGTCAAGCTGGCGCAGAGTGAATACCGGCTGCTGATGGAGATCATCCCTGAGCATCACCAGAAGAAAACCTTTGACTCCTTGATACAG GATGCCCTGGACGGGCTGATGCTTGAAGGGGAGAACATCGTGTCTGCTGCCAGGAAAGCCATCATCCGCCATGACTTCTCCACAGTGCTCACCGTCTTCCCCATCCTGCGGCACCTCAAGCAGACCAAGCCCGAGTTTGACCAGGTGCTCCAG GGCACAGCAGCCAGCACCAAGAACAAGCTGCCCGGCCTCATCACCTCCATGGAGACCATTGGGGCCAAAGCTCTAGAAGACTTTGCTGATAACATCAAG AATGATCCAGACAAGGAATACAACATGCCTAAAGACGGCACTGTTCATGAGCTCACAAGCAAT GCCATCCTGTTCCTACAGCAGCTTCTGGACTTCCAGGAGACAGCAGGTGCCATGCTGGCCTCCCAAG TTCTTGGGGACACATACAATATTCCTTTAGACCCCCGAG AAACCAGCTCTTCGGCCACCAGCTACAGCTCCGAGTTCAGCAAGCGGCTGCTGAGCACCTACATCT GCAAAGTCTTGGGTAACCTGCAGCTGAACTTACTAAGCAAGTCCAAGGTGTACGAGGATCCAGCGCTGAGCGCCATCTTCCTACacaacaactacaattacatccTCAAGTCCCTGGAGAA GTCTGAGCTGATCCAGCTGGTGGCTGTAACCCAGAAGACTGCCGAGCGCTCCTACCGGGAGCACATCGAGCAGCAGATCCAGACCTACCAGCGCAG CTGGCTAAAGGTGACTGACTACATCGCAGAGAAGAACCTACCTGTGTTCCAGCCTGGAGTCAAG CTCCGGGACAAAGAGCGGCAGATGATTAAGGAACGTTTCAAG GGGTTCAATGATGGACTCGAAGAGCTGTGCAAGATTCAGAAGGTCTGGGCTATTCCAGACACAGAGCAGAGAGACAAGATTCGACAGGCTCAGAAAGACATTGTCAAGGAGACCTACGGGGCCTTTCTGCACAG GTATGGCAGCGTGCCCTTCACCAAAAACCCGGAGAAATACATTAAGTACCGCGTGGAGCAGGTGGGAGACATGATCGATCGCCTTTTCGACACCTCTGCTTGA
- the Exoc7 gene encoding exocyst complex component 7 isoform 3 (isoform 3 is encoded by transcript variant 3), with the protein MIPPQEASARRREIEDKLKQEEETLSFIRDSLEKSDQLTRNMVSILSSFESRLMKLENSIIPVHKQTENLQRLQENVEKTLSCLDHVISYYHVASDTEKIIREGPTGRLEEYLGSMAKIQKAVEYFQDNSPDSPELNKVKLLFERGKESLESEFRSLMTRHSKVVSPVLLLDLISADDELEVQEDVVLEHLPESVLRDVVRISRWLVEYGRNQDFMNVYYQIRSSQLDRSIKGLKEHFRKSSSSSGVPYSPAIPNKRKDTPTKKPIKRPGTIRKAQNLLKQYSQHGLDGKKGGSNLIPLEGRDDMLDVETDAYIHCVSAFVKLAQSEYRLLMEIIPEHHQKKTFDSLIQDALDGLMLEGENIVSAARKAIIRHDFSTVLTVFPILRHLKQTKPEFDQVLQGTAASTKNKLPGLITSMETIGAKALEDFADNIKNDPDKEYNMPKDGTVHELTSNAILFLQQLLDFQETAGAMLASQETSSSATSYSSEFSKRLLSTYICKVLGNLQLNLLSKSKVYEDPALSAIFLHNNYNYILKSLEKSELIQLVAVTQKTAERSYREHIEQQIQTYQRSWLKVTDYIAEKNLPVFQPGVKLRDKERQMIKERFKGFNDGLEELCKIQKVWAIPDTEQRDKIRQAQKDIVKETYGAFLHRYGSVPFTKNPEKYIKYRVEQVGDMIDRLFDTSA; encoded by the exons ATGATTCCCCCGCAGGAGGCTTCCGCCCGGCGGCGGGAGATCGAGGACAAACTGAAGCAG GAGGAGGAGACGCTGTCGTTTATCCGAGACAGCCTGGAGAAGAGCGACCAGCTCACTAGGAACATG GTGTCCATCCTGTCGTCCTTTGAGAGCCGACTCATGAAGCTGGAGAACTCTATCATCCCTGTGCACAAGCAGACAGAGAACCTACAGAGGCTGCAGGAGAACGTGGAGAAGACGTTATCCTGCCTGGACCACGTTATCAGCTACTACCACGTAGCCAGCGACACGGAGAAGATCATCCGAGAGGG CCCCACAGGTAGGCTGGAAGAGTACCTGGGAAGTATGGCCAAAATCCAGAAGGCTGTGGAGTATTTTCAGGACAATAGCCCAGACAGCCCAGAACTCAACAAAGTG AAGCTGCTGTTTGAGCGAGGGAAGGAGTCCCTGGAGTCGGAGTTCCGCAGTCTGATGACCCGGCACAGCAAGGTGGTCTCCCCCGTGCTCCTCCTGGACCTCATCAGTGCTGACGACGAGCTGGAGGTGCAGGAGGACGTGGTCCTGGAGCACCTGCCCGAGAGCGTGCTCAGAGACGTGGTCCGCATCTCCCGCTGGCTGGTGGAATATGGTCGGAACCAAG ACTTCATGAATGTCTACTACCAGATCCGCTCCAGCCAGCTGGACCGCTCCATCAAGGGTCTGAAGGAGCATTTTCGCAAAAGCAGTTCCTCTTCTGGGGTTCCCTACTCCCCCGCCATCCCCAATAAGAGGAAAGACACGCCCACCAAGAAGCCCATCAAGCGGCCAG GGACGATCCGTAAGGCTCAGAACCTTCTGAAACAGTATTCCCAGCATGGTCTAGATGGGAAAAAGGGGGGCTCTAACCTCATTCCTCTGGAAG GGAGAGACGACATGCTGGACGTGGAGACGGACGCCTACATTCACTGCGTCAGTGCCTTCGTCAAGCTGGCGCAGAGTGAATACCGGCTGCTGATGGAGATCATCCCTGAGCATCACCAGAAGAAAACCTTTGACTCCTTGATACAG GATGCCCTGGACGGGCTGATGCTTGAAGGGGAGAACATCGTGTCTGCTGCCAGGAAAGCCATCATCCGCCATGACTTCTCCACAGTGCTCACCGTCTTCCCCATCCTGCGGCACCTCAAGCAGACCAAGCCCGAGTTTGACCAGGTGCTCCAG GGCACAGCAGCCAGCACCAAGAACAAGCTGCCCGGCCTCATCACCTCCATGGAGACCATTGGGGCCAAAGCTCTAGAAGACTTTGCTGATAACATCAAG AATGATCCAGACAAGGAATACAACATGCCTAAAGACGGCACTGTTCATGAGCTCACAAGCAAT GCCATCCTGTTCCTACAGCAGCTTCTGGACTTCCAGGAGACAGCAGGTGCCATGCTGGCCTCCCAAG AAACCAGCTCTTCGGCCACCAGCTACAGCTCCGAGTTCAGCAAGCGGCTGCTGAGCACCTACATCT GCAAAGTCTTGGGTAACCTGCAGCTGAACTTACTAAGCAAGTCCAAGGTGTACGAGGATCCAGCGCTGAGCGCCATCTTCCTACacaacaactacaattacatccTCAAGTCCCTGGAGAA GTCTGAGCTGATCCAGCTGGTGGCTGTAACCCAGAAGACTGCCGAGCGCTCCTACCGGGAGCACATCGAGCAGCAGATCCAGACCTACCAGCGCAG CTGGCTAAAGGTGACTGACTACATCGCAGAGAAGAACCTACCTGTGTTCCAGCCTGGAGTCAAG CTCCGGGACAAAGAGCGGCAGATGATTAAGGAACGTTTCAAG GGGTTCAATGATGGACTCGAAGAGCTGTGCAAGATTCAGAAGGTCTGGGCTATTCCAGACACAGAGCAGAGAGACAAGATTCGACAGGCTCAGAAAGACATTGTCAAGGAGACCTACGGGGCCTTTCTGCACAG GTATGGCAGCGTGCCCTTCACCAAAAACCCGGAGAAATACATTAAGTACCGCGTGGAGCAGGTGGGAGACATGATCGATCGCCTTTTCGACACCTCTGCTTGA
- the Exoc7 gene encoding exocyst complex component 7 isoform 1 (isoform 1 is encoded by transcript variant 1) encodes MIPPQEASARRREIEDKLKQEEETLSFIRDSLEKSDQLTRNMVSILSSFESRLMKLENSIIPVHKQTENLQRLQENVEKTLSCLDHVISYYHVASDTEKIIREGPTGRLEEYLGSMAKIQKAVEYFQDNSPDSPELNKVKLLFERGKESLESEFRSLMTRHSKVVSPVLLLDLISADDELEVQEDVVLEHLPESVLRDVVRISRWLVEYGRNQDFMNVYYQIRSSQLDRSIKGLKEHFRKSSSSSGVPYSPAIPNKRKDTPTKKPIKRPGTIRKAQNLLKQYSQHGLDGKKGGSNLIPLEGRDDMLDVETDAYIHCVSAFVKLAQSEYRLLMEIIPEHHQKKTFDSLIQDALDGLMLEGENIVSAARKAIIRHDFSTVLTVFPILRHLKQTKPEFDQVLQGTAASTKNKLPGLITSMETIGAKALEDFADNIKNDPDKEYNMPKDGTVHELTSNAILFLQQLLDFQETAGAMLASQVLGDTYNIPLDPRETSSSATSYSSEFSKRLLSTYICKVLGNLQLNLLSKSKVYEDPALSAIFLHNNYNYILKSLEKSELIQLVAVTQKTAERSYREHIEQQIQTYQRSWLKVTDYIAEKNLPVFQPGVKLRDKERQMIKERFKGFNDGLEELCKIQKVWAIPDTEQRDKIRQAQKDIVKETYGAFLHRYGSVPFTKNPEKYIKYRVEQVGDMIDRLFDTSA; translated from the exons ATGATTCCCCCGCAGGAGGCTTCCGCCCGGCGGCGGGAGATCGAGGACAAACTGAAGCAG GAGGAGGAGACGCTGTCGTTTATCCGAGACAGCCTGGAGAAGAGCGACCAGCTCACTAGGAACATG GTGTCCATCCTGTCGTCCTTTGAGAGCCGACTCATGAAGCTGGAGAACTCTATCATCCCTGTGCACAAGCAGACAGAGAACCTACAGAGGCTGCAGGAGAACGTGGAGAAGACGTTATCCTGCCTGGACCACGTTATCAGCTACTACCACGTAGCCAGCGACACGGAGAAGATCATCCGAGAGGG CCCCACAGGTAGGCTGGAAGAGTACCTGGGAAGTATGGCCAAAATCCAGAAGGCTGTGGAGTATTTTCAGGACAATAGCCCAGACAGCCCAGAACTCAACAAAGTG AAGCTGCTGTTTGAGCGAGGGAAGGAGTCCCTGGAGTCGGAGTTCCGCAGTCTGATGACCCGGCACAGCAAGGTGGTCTCCCCCGTGCTCCTCCTGGACCTCATCAGTGCTGACGACGAGCTGGAGGTGCAGGAGGACGTGGTCCTGGAGCACCTGCCCGAGAGCGTGCTCAGAGACGTGGTCCGCATCTCCCGCTGGCTGGTGGAATATGGTCGGAACCAAG ACTTCATGAATGTCTACTACCAGATCCGCTCCAGCCAGCTGGACCGCTCCATCAAGGGTCTGAAGGAGCATTTTCGCAAAAGCAGTTCCTCTTCTGGGGTTCCCTACTCCCCCGCCATCCCCAATAAGAGGAAAGACACGCCCACCAAGAAGCCCATCAAGCGGCCAG GGACGATCCGTAAGGCTCAGAACCTTCTGAAACAGTATTCCCAGCATGGTCTAGATGGGAAAAAGGGGGGCTCTAACCTCATTCCTCTGGAAG GGAGAGACGACATGCTGGACGTGGAGACGGACGCCTACATTCACTGCGTCAGTGCCTTCGTCAAGCTGGCGCAGAGTGAATACCGGCTGCTGATGGAGATCATCCCTGAGCATCACCAGAAGAAAACCTTTGACTCCTTGATACAG GATGCCCTGGACGGGCTGATGCTTGAAGGGGAGAACATCGTGTCTGCTGCCAGGAAAGCCATCATCCGCCATGACTTCTCCACAGTGCTCACCGTCTTCCCCATCCTGCGGCACCTCAAGCAGACCAAGCCCGAGTTTGACCAGGTGCTCCAG GGCACAGCAGCCAGCACCAAGAACAAGCTGCCCGGCCTCATCACCTCCATGGAGACCATTGGGGCCAAAGCTCTAGAAGACTTTGCTGATAACATCAAG AATGATCCAGACAAGGAATACAACATGCCTAAAGACGGCACTGTTCATGAGCTCACAAGCAAT GCCATCCTGTTCCTACAGCAGCTTCTGGACTTCCAGGAGACAGCAGGTGCCATGCTGGCCTCCCAAG TTCTTGGGGACACATACAATATTCCTTTAGACCCCCGAG AAACCAGCTCTTCGGCCACCAGCTACAGCTCCGAGTTCAGCAAGCGGCTGCTGAGCACCTACATCT GCAAAGTCTTGGGTAACCTGCAGCTGAACTTACTAAGCAAGTCCAAGGTGTACGAGGATCCAGCGCTGAGCGCCATCTTCCTACacaacaactacaattacatccTCAAGTCCCTGGAGAA GTCTGAGCTGATCCAGCTGGTGGCTGTAACCCAGAAGACTGCCGAGCGCTCCTACCGGGAGCACATCGAGCAGCAGATCCAGACCTACCAGCGCAG CTGGCTAAAGGTGACTGACTACATCGCAGAGAAGAACCTACCTGTGTTCCAGCCTGGAGTCAAG CTCCGGGACAAAGAGCGGCAGATGATTAAGGAACGTTTCAAG GGGTTCAATGATGGACTCGAAGAGCTGTGCAAGATTCAGAAGGTCTGGGCTATTCCAGACACAGAGCAGAGAGACAAGATTCGACAGGCTCAGAAAGACATTGTCAAGGAGACCTACGGGGCCTTTCTGCACAG GTATGGCAGCGTGCCCTTCACCAAAAACCCGGAGAAATACATTAAGTACCGCGTGGAGCAGGTGGGAGACATGATCGATCGCCTTTTCGACACCTCTGCTTGA